Sequence from the Paraburkholderia acidiphila genome:
TTCGTGACGACCGCGATGCTGTCGGTCTGGGCGCGATACGCCGCATCCGCGAGTTCCTGCATGTCGACAAAGGCCTTCTGGAGCGCGTCCTTCACGCCCTCGCCCGCGCTTGCGACGCTTTCGCTTCCGGGCGTCGACAGACGCGTCACCAGCGATTGCAGTTCGGTCATCTTCGAGCGGAGGATTTCCACCTGCTTTTGGCCGAGTTGCTGCACGCCCGCAAGCGCCGTCATGTTGGCTTCGGTGAGCGCTTCGACGTCCTTGCGACGCGATTCGAGGAATGCGCTCACATCCACGCCCGGCAGCTTGAACTGCGAGATGAGCTTCGTATATTCAGCAAAAATGCCGTTAGTATTGGTCGTTGCCATGTTTGAATCTCCTGTTTGAATCAAAAATACGCTGAATTAGCGCGTTACAAATCGTTAGTCTTGCAGAACATATGCACCTGGCGCGCTTGCCTTGGCCGGGTGCTTCTTGCTGCCGTTCGCTGCCGGCGCAGCACGCTTCTCGCCAGACCGGGCCACGAGCCAGTCGCGCCAGTTGTTCCACCACGAATCCTTCTCGGCCTGCGCGTTGTCCAGCCACGCGTCGGAATTGGCAGGCAACGAGGGATTGAGGAAATACTTCGCCTTCGGATTGCCGGGCGGATTAATCAGGCTCTGAATGTGCCCGCTCGAACTCAGCACGAAACGGGTCTCGCCGCCAAAGCGCCGTGCGGTGTTATAAACGCCCTTCCACGGCGTGATGTGGTCGGTCATGCCCGCCACCACGTACTTGTCGCAATTCACCTGGCACAAGTCGATGGGCGTGCCCAGCACCGTCAGCGCGCCGGGCTTGCTGAACAGATTCCCGGTAAAGATATCGAGCAGTTCGCCGTGGAATTTCGCCGGCAACCGGGTCGTGTCGTTGTTCCAGTACAGGATGTCGAACGCCGGCGGCGCATTCCCGAGCAGATAGTTGTTGACCCAGTAATTCCACACCAGATCGTTGGGGCGCATCCACGCGAACACGCGGCCCATTTCTTCGCCGGCCAGCACGCCGCGCGAAATACTGTGCTGCTTGGCGGCCGCCACGGCCTCCGGCGTCGCGAAGAGGCCCAACTGGGAGTCGGCCGTATTGTCGAGCACGGCAACCATCAGCGTCGTGGCGTTGACGGTCTTCTCACCGCGCGCCGCCAGGTGGCCGAGCAAGGCCGAAATCGTCATGGCGCCCGAACATGCGCCGTGCAGATTGATGTCCTCGCTGCCGGTGATTTCACGCACGGCAGTAATGGCCTCGATCAGCGCGCTCACGTACGTATCGAGATCCCAATGGCTTTGCGCCGCGGTCGGATTGCGCCAACTGACCACGAACACCTGCAGTTCGTTTTCGAGCAGATAGTTGACGATGCTCTTGCCTTCGGACAGATCGAAAATATAGAACTTGTTGATCTGCGGCGGCACGATAAGCTGCGGGCGGCTATAGACCTGTTGCGTCGTGGGCGAGTACTGAATCAGTTCCAGCAATTCATTGCGAAACACCACCGAACCCTTCGAAGTCCCGAGGTTCTTCCCCACTTCAAATGCGGTTTTGTTCACCTGCGCCGGCATGCCTTGATTCTTGAGCATGTCCGTCACGGCATTGTTGAAGCCGTCCAGCAGACTCATGCCGCCCGAATCGACCACCTTCTTGAGCGCAGCCGGGTTGCCCAGCAGCGTGTTGGTCGGAGAGGCCGCATCGGTAATGAGCGACACCACGAACTTCGCGCGCTCCCGGCTATTCGCGTCGAGACCCGAGCGCTCCACGAAACCCGCAAGCGAGTCGCGCCACGCGAGATAGCCTTGCAGCGTCATGCGATACATCGGGTTGTCCTGCCACGCCGTATCTGCAAAGCGTTTATCGCCTTGTGGCGAAGCCGTCCTGGAACTGCCCGAAACAATACTGAACATCTCGCGCGCCAGCGCCATTTCCTGCTCCATCACCAGCGCGGGCTGCCGCAATGCCTGAGCGCCGATCTGCTGCACGGCCGCGAAGATATCGCAGGGACGCAGCCCAAC
This genomic interval carries:
- a CDS encoding alpha/beta fold hydrolase is translated as MAVTHEMPQQSENAKALAVSVEQALPGPNPFVGLRPCDIFAAVQQIGAQALRQPALVMEQEMALAREMFSIVSGSSRTASPQGDKRFADTAWQDNPMYRMTLQGYLAWRDSLAGFVERSGLDANSRERAKFVVSLITDAASPTNTLLGNPAALKKVVDSGGMSLLDGFNNAVTDMLKNQGMPAQVNKTAFEVGKNLGTSKGSVVFRNELLELIQYSPTTQQVYSRPQLIVPPQINKFYIFDLSEGKSIVNYLLENELQVFVVSWRNPTAAQSHWDLDTYVSALIEAITAVREITGSEDINLHGACSGAMTISALLGHLAARGEKTVNATTLMVAVLDNTADSQLGLFATPEAVAAAKQHSISRGVLAGEEMGRVFAWMRPNDLVWNYWVNNYLLGNAPPAFDILYWNNDTTRLPAKFHGELLDIFTGNLFSKPGALTVLGTPIDLCQVNCDKYVVAGMTDHITPWKGVYNTARRFGGETRFVLSSSGHIQSLINPPGNPKAKYFLNPSLPANSDAWLDNAQAEKDSWWNNWRDWLVARSGEKRAAPAANGSKKHPAKASAPGAYVLQD
- a CDS encoding phasin family protein, producing the protein MATTNTNGIFAEYTKLISQFKLPGVDVSAFLESRRKDVEALTEANMTALAGVQQLGQKQVEILRSKMTELQSLVTRLSTPGSESVASAGEGVKDALQKAFVDMQELADAAYRAQTDSIAVVTKRFAEHVEEIKALMQPKK